AACATGATGCTGTTATATTACTGGATATAAGCTGTGATAACACCTCCTGGTATCTACTATGACATGTCAGTATTATGTAGCAGTGTTCAAGtaaaatataaccattttctttatagaaaaaaaacaaccatgACATATCAAATAGAATTCTATATAATAAGACTTGCCTTTGATCGCGCCCACACTTTTATGACTGACAGATCCCCAGTTGTATTTTGGAGTTCTTACTGAAGCTTTCACTCGGACTCTGTCACCAGGCTTGAACTTACAGTATTCTTGGGAGGggaaaaacataattttaattGGGATAAACACAAAAGCACACTGTTAAACAAACAACTCTGATCTCAGTGTGGCCtgactttatttaattttatagtatatattttatagtttatagtttgttttgtcttttttttcttttctttttttgcttattgCAATTTTATCCAATAGTACTTTAACATTATAGTTACAGtactactgaataaaataataaaagcacaTCACAGTGTCAATATAACAGTCATTCTTACCTGAATCAGCACTCGGAGCCAGTTCCATTTCAGAAACAATACCATTCCATGACTGATGCTCAGGAAAATCTACAGCTATACTTTTACCATTGATAGCTGCAGAAGGAAAGGGTGAATTCTGTTAATAGTCATcattaatataatttatatattatatagttattatatattatatagtacAGTATAATCTTTAAGATATAAATGAAAGATTCCCCCATTGAGTTTCTTTCCTGATTACCCCTCTAGAAGGGCTAAATGCTCTTTATaggattttttttgtgctgttgcCAAAAATTCTGTGAAAGGTCTTCACCTATTTTCCCCCCACAGTTGTGACAGATATTTCTTAATGAATGATGTCACATTTTTCTAGTAATATAAACGATCATTCTTGCCTGTAACCACACCAACACTCTTGTGAGAGGCACGTCCCCATCCATTTTTCGGGGTACTAACAGAATCTTTCACCCTGACCCGGTCTCCAACTCTGAAGCATCCTGTAACATGGTTAGATAGTTTGATATGTAAAAAGCTATTTCAGAATCTTATTACCTTTGTCAAAATTTTATAACTTTCTTACATGGCTTTTAACTCtaattgtgtatgttttgtctGTTGTAAATTACACCTGAGTCATCACAAAAAATTTTCTTTCAACTattaacacacatacaccttcGGAGGTAAACTGATAAATGAAGAATTCACCTTCAGTGTCTTTGCTGGATAGTAGCTCCATTTCTGAGATGATGCCCTTCCAGCCTTTACATTCAGGGAAATCCACAACCACAGTGTCTTCCTTAATATCTAATAGCAAGAAAATATGAGTAAATAGCAATAGTAAGAGTATCAGCACATTACtatacatataataaaataaaacttattCACACTTTACTAATCTTGAAATAAATTTCAGCCAGACAGACAAAAATAACTGTGTAAATCACACATTTGAAAAGGAGCTAAACAATGTACAAGATGTTCAAAAGAGACGTAAACAAGGCTATTGTTTACATATGTGAGCTTGAATGCAAGTGGTTTTATACAACATAAATCAAGCAGTGGGAAACCCTCAAGTCCAGAAGGCCTATTGAGTTCTAGGAACGAACTAATAGTAAGTTTACTGACATTTATGgtctgaaataaatgtactaCCACAAACCGTAGATTTAAGAAGGTCATGTTTCTAATGTTCAAGACTGTCAAggatgtttaaaaatgaattaaactaAGCAGATCTGCAATAATGTAAGATACTGTCAGTTTTCTACTagtctctatctctcccctGGATTAAAATACTAATGCTGTAGACCAGTTTGTTAGTGATAGCTTGCTAGTTATGTAGGTCTAGcagatttactgtttttgttaaaaCCAGATAAAAAGTTCtacatttaaaagtaattaaataatttttgttGTCTGCACTCTCACAAATGGTGCTATACATTGAGTGGTCCAACCAAGCATGTGCATATCATTAGTATAGCataataacttttttaaatgttatattgTGCTTATAATGTTAATTTAGTACAGTTATCTTTATTTTCTACTATATAATCTACTATATCTTGCTATGAGTATAATACTTATTCTATTAGTTctggtaacattttctgataTGGTGATTTAGGCAATCAAAATATGTTACCTATACATTACAATGCTTGTAGCATTTCCTGATAAAGTGATTTAGGTCATCAAAATATCCTACCTACAGTTTTATGTATGGAGCTCCCAAAAAACATGAGCACGGTAGGACATTTTGACAAGGTACCACAATTTGTCAGAATATCAGTTGGGTACAAGTATATGATGTGCTGAGATTAATCAAAACTAATGTTTATGAAGTTAGTATAGAAGCCAGTTACCACAATGTAATGATGGTGCATTAGAATTGTGAATATTTCTAGATGACAGAGAGAATTATAGTTCAGCACATTTATTTCAACAGAATAATTGTATGTTTTcaaggtaaaaaaaatgcatataaaataatcatttaacaGCACTTTCCTGATATAACATATCCCCAATGCTAATAGTTATGGTCATATTATGGGTCAGGTGGGTCAGGCTCAGGTGGTATGAGTAATGCATCCTCCCCAAGGTTTAAATGAAACCTACACCACTGCCATGCTCAAATAGTCACAGATCCAATTATGTGTAACCATTTCTTTCTACCGGCTAAGATGGATAAAGCCTTTTCTGTTTTCGAAAGCAAAGGACTAAGAACTATAGAGGACTTGTATGTagatgggacctttatttcatttaatcaaTTCAAAGATAAATTTAACCTTTCGCATATACATTTTTTCCGTTATTTACAGCTTCGGCATTACGTAAGacaaaatatttctcattttgaatcAAAGCCAAGTGATCACACATTATTTGGTTTTTTACACACAGACCCCACATCTAAACAAttgatttcacattttattacagttttgaGATCTACTCCAGACACAACTAAATTTAGAGAGGCTTGGGCGAGAGAGATTGGTAGCGAAATTACAGAAGAGGTGTGGGTGGAGAGCCTGTCTCGGGTATCATGCTGCTCTGTAAACTCTCGATACAGGCTGATTCAGTTTAAGGTGCTTCACCGGCTGCATTACTCCAGGACCAAATTACATAAGATTTTTGAATCCATATCACCTTTTTGTGAAAGATGCAAAATTGAGGAGGGCTCTTTGACTCATATGTTTATAACCTGCCCTGTGTTGCAGACCTTTTGGTCAAGAATTTTTGATTGGCTTTCCAAAATCCTTGAAATTAAATTAGACTTTGATCCCATAATCGTAATATGCGGGTGTTCTGCATTATCATTCACCTTCCCTTACAAGATACAACAGGTGGTGATGGCTGCTATGATTGTGGCCAAGAAGCTGCTCCTTTTAAATTGGAAATCGCCTTCAGCTCCATCGTTCAAACATTGGCTAGCTGAGATGCTTAATTTTGCCTCTATGGAGCATTTATGTAGCCGTCGACCAAGTGCACAGAAGTACATTAACCATATTTGGAATCCAATAATCAGTtattttaagtaaatgtaagaccacaaatgtaagtaaatgtaagaaaatgtaagaccccttttttttcttttttttttttttttttttcttttttttcctttttctcttcttcaatGCTGCTATTGTACATGCTACTGtcactgttgttgttatttttactattattatcatatcATTCTGttggtattattatttttatttatttatttttttaatgtgcttgATAGGAGGGGGTTGGGTTAGATTGTCTGATATGTACACTCTTTTTGTTAGTTTGAACTGATTATACAAccaaaataagctaaaataaagtattcaaaaaaaaaatagtcacAGATCACCACTGAACTTTAGGGAGTGATTACTGAGATTTCTTAGTAATGTGGAAATGGACGCATATGTATTGTTCCACATCGTAAAATAGCAGAATAACACAACCATAGAAGTTGTAATTTAATTCCAGATTGTGACCAGAACAGCTATAAGTTTAAAAACTGCAGGTGTGGTTGTGTGTCACTGTTCCTCCATTTAGAACAAAATTGATGATGAGAATGAAACTCTCACCTGTAACTACACCAACACTTTTGTGAGTGGCGCCTCCCCATTGGTGTTTAGGAGTCACGACTGTGGATTTCACTCTCACATTGTCTCCAATATGGAAACTGTTGTTTCCAGTCAATACGCCTTAGACATGAAGAAAACGAAGACAGTGAAAGGTAAATTTCATTACACTGCTAAGAAATAGCAGAATATTTCTAGTGCCTTAAAGAAATTTACAAAAGCCTTTGGAGGTTATGAGGTTTCCGTTTGTTAAATGTAATCTAAACAGTGTGTAGATATGGACTCCATTTGTCCAGTCATATTTAGTAGCATGTATCACCTGAGGCATCATCAGCAGACACTATTTCCATCTCTGAGACTACACCTTTCCAGCCAGCATGCTCAGGAAAGTCCACAGTCATGGCTTCCCCATCAAAAGCTGTTCAGAGAAACTGGTTTTAGTAAGGTAAATACCACAGCTTGGTGCCCCATGATTAAAGTGCAGTATACTGCGTACAGTAGGACAAGCAGATGTTTACATCTTTAATATCTTAACAGCAGGCCTTACCTTTCACAACACCCACACTCTGGTGACTAATCCTTCCCCATTTGTGTTTTGGAGTGTCAACAGAAAGCTTCACCCGGACTCGGTCTCCAACTTTTATACTGCGCTTCTGAGTTGAGGCTCCTATGATACCAAGAAAGTCAATCTGTTTATTAAAACTTCAATGTACAAAATGGTGCGCATTATAAGGAGTTTATTATGGGTAAATATGTTCACTTATAAGGCTTGctacttaaataaaatattatattaagagacattttcatacatattttTAGTTTGAAAGCATTTCTAAAATGataactttgtgggaaaaggGAAAACTGTTTTAATTCAGGGTTATTGTAACATTTAATTCCAattcattttagaccatttctactgatccattcatcataataTATTCAATTAATGTAAAAGGCAACTGATGTTGACAaattattttacacacacaaaaaaaataatacaaatggaGATGCAATGTTCTGTTTAATGTCCATACaacatcatttacatattaaaacatcTTATTTCAGTTTGCATATATATGTTAGATTTAATAAGTTGCACTTTGCTATTAAAACATGCCTGTGCAGTTTGATTTGGTCATGAATACCTGGAGTGATGTCACCAGTCACTAGCTCCATCTCAGAGAGGTCTCCCTTCCAGTCTTCATGCCCTGGAAAGCTGACGATAAGACTTTCACCATGCACAGCTGTGAacataaacagttttaaaattgaaatccaaaataataatacagtataaTTAGTGAAAGCACTGAACCCCACTCTCTGAGGGGGGTATTATGACCACATGAGGTCTACACAGACAGAGTGAAGTCTGTGAGTGTAGTTTACCCGGTGAGTTAAAATATTGATCCATtgaaatgttcatatttcaatGTAGCTTAGAATTAAACTCTGTTAACATATAAACTGCCGATGGAAAGTGAAAACTCTACCTTTGACCTCGCCTATGCTCTTGTGCGTGACGTGAGGGCCCCAGTTAAATTTTGGCATTTTCACTGAAGATTTCACGCAAACTTTGTCCCCAATCTTGATCTGGTCTGGAGAGCTCTTTATCGATAAATCTGAGACTAGTAGAGAACAATTGTAAGGAGCCAGTTCTTAAAGATTCTTTTACTGTCATAAAGGCTTAGGGACGTAATTATAGCAATTGTTTCTTACCACTTTCTAAAATGCTGTCTGCTTCCTGTTTGCAGATCtcctccagcctctctttaAAGTCAGAAACTGCTTTGCTCACATTCCCAAAAGAACCATCTAGTTCCAGTGACTGACTCGGACTATCCTGAACTCCAGACGGATTGGGCATGTTCTCAAAATTCtgtcagaggagaaagaaatTGGGTAACAGGCCTTAATAAACAGCGCCTTAATCATTATCTAATAGTTTGCAAAAGTCTGATAGTAAACATATTAGTAAACATAGTATTATGGTTGCATATGAATTTATAAATGGTACCATTTGAATTATTAACCATTTACTTAGTGACAATAATCATTCTTGAATTACTTatcaaactgaaatatattacaattatagaaaacatttacagtggtttaattatttgtttgtcactgtgtaaatagtaatttattaaaattgaaGCACATTGTTAATATTCCATTAACAATTATTTACTCATTAACTAGTATTAACAAACTATGACAAGCTGCAGTTTATAAGTACCTGTTATTATGAAGTGTTGCCAATATTTGATTACTATCTATATTTTCCAGATCACATTTTCAGTAACATTATACTATAGATCAGGTTCATAAGGCTGTCGGAAAATTACAGAAGCCCTTCATTACAACTGACTTTaccctacataaacatttataaagcgTTATTCCAATAAAGGGCAgttgtcataaaggctgcttttgtcttCAATTTCAATCTGACATAACACCTACGTCAGGTGACACAGGTTTTTGCTGACATTAGATGTTGTCATAACATTTTCAGGGTGAAATGATAGCGTGTTATGACAGCTTACTTTATACTTCAGTGCATTAACAGTGACATGAAAAAGTGGGCCTTATtgcaaaatcaaacaaaagtcAACACTTCTGAAAAGATGCTTTGTCATATTGTGGTAACACTGCTGTATTGTACTTATTTTGAAGGTTTTGATACTGACACTCATGACAGAAGTATATGTATATTATCTCTGTCCCATAAATATCATAGTGATGCTTCTAAGATTTTATGAATCACTATGACAATATCAAGACAGAGTTTATATGTTTTCTTCACCTGTACTCCCCTAAAAACACcggcttattacatattatggcttattatacagtaaaaaacaggggctttaatgcaaactggctaagctattcttaggttacagaagtgtgtaataaaactttgtgcaCACTGTTAGGCCCTGGCAATTTAAGGGGTGAAAGTCCATGTCAACATGCTTtcagatgttaaaaaaaaattcaagaaaTACATCatataatttaatacattttaacagTGGTGCAATAAAACTCACTAGCTCCACCTGTGGATGTGACTTAGAGTTGCACTGGGCATGGCCATGTAATTAACTCCCTCTTCATGCCAGGAGGAGACTGTGGGCTGGCTTAGCTGCACTGTTGTGCATTCCTACCTAAATAGTAAATTCAATCTTATATCCTTGTTAATATAATTCTGTTCAGATTATGTTTATACTGTTAACACTTATCTTAATAATGGTTTTGCTGATCTATATTGATATAAACCTGAGTTTTCCATGTGGCTGAACACTTCTAATGCTAATGTTTTCAGCTAGTACTCATGGCTAGCATTCCCCCTGAATCTTCTTGGTTGTATACATGTATCTTGAGGTTTACACCAGGGAATATCAGTAGTTTGCCTTGTCAGTAACAGACACAACTGAcatgacacaatagaccacgctatcttactagatagactagaaaaccttgtagacTGAATGTCGAGTAACTTTCTCCTACGTAACTCGGATAAAACAGAgttcctgcttcttggtccaaaagcagctagaaacaagcTGTCTAATTttacacttaaacttaacaatttgCATCGAGCTCATCTgtaaaaaatcttggtgtcatgacaGACCCTGATCTGTCTTTCcacgcacatataactaatattactagaatagccttcctgcatctccgcaatattgccaaattaagaaatgcattatccctacaggatgcagaaaagttagttcatgcactctggatgtcccagcaaaagcctcaacaaacttcagctagtccagaacactgcagccagagtcttCACAAGAACCAGagtttgaccatatcagcccagttttatcaaccctacaccagttaaattttgcattgattataaaattctattactgacttgtaaagctctaaatggactAGCTCCTCCGTACCTGAGTTAAGTTCTCTCGTACTaagaaccatcacgcctacatAGAAAACAAGGTGCTGgtttactatttactatttattatCAGGGGGAGAGCCtcctcatacaaagccccccagctttggaataatctgcctattaatgttcgggactcagacacagcctcagtctttaaatctaggctaaaaacttacttgtatagtcaagcctttggtaattagttttccctgtcagatctagaccaaTCCGGAgtcactgctgctctgttaatactgtaatctgtgatcagtcactcattaAAGAACTAACTccgtgtgtttttttttccctttctttgccAAGTTGAACAGCTGCTGTCCTGTACGTCTGATGCTGTTgtctcttctgccttgatcgggtgcccaCTGCCAACCAGCCACagtttgaccaccattgagcttcttgctgcacaacactgtgcaatcctcaccctcagatgttgctgctgcagctgcataATCATAcattaatcaaattaaccactgcccACCTGTTTTTGCCACTTTAATAGTACAtacccaattccaatgaagttgggacattgtgtaaaacataaataaaaacagaatacgatgatttgcaattTGTGaatttaatacactacaaagacaagatatttaaagttcaaatggataaactttattgttttttgcaaatattcactaattttgaatttgatgcctgcaacacgttccaaagaagttgggacagggacatatttaccactgtgttacatcatctttccttttaacaacattcaataagcgtttgggaactgaagacactaattgttgaagctttgtaggtggaattctttcccatttttgcttgatgtacaacttcagttgctcaacagtccggtgtctcagttgtcatattttgcgcttcataatgcgctacacattttcaatgggagacaggtctggactgcaggcaggccagtctagtgccCGCAGTCTTTTACTATGatgccacgctgttgtaacacgtgcagaatgtggcttggcattgtcttgctgaaataagcagggaagtccctgaaaaagacgttgcttggatggcagcatatgttgctccaaaacctgtatgtacctttcagcattaatggtgccttcacagatgtgcaagttacccatgctgTGGGCAccaacacacccccataccatcagaggtgctggcttttgaactttgcactgataacaatctggacagtccttttcctctttggcccggaggacatgacatccatgatttccaaaaacaatttgaaatgtggactcagaccacaggacacttttccactttgtgtcagtgcatctcagatgagctcgggaccagagaagccggcggtgtttattggtgttgttgatatacggCTTTcgttttgcatggcagagtattaacttgtagatggagcgacaaactgtgttcactgacagtggtgttctgaagtgttcctgagcccatgtgggaatatccattacagaatgatgtcggtttttaatgcagtgccgcctgacgGATCGAAGGTctcgggcattcagtgttggttttctgccttgccgcttacttgcagagatttctccagattctctgaatcttttgatattattatggactgtagatgataaaatccctaaattccttgcaattgcacgttgagaaacgttcttaaacctgttggactatttgctcacgcagttgttcactaagtgatgaacctcgctccatccttgcttgtgaatgactgagcctttcagggatgctccctttatacccaatcatgacactcacctgtttccaattaacctgttcacctgtgtaatgttccaaa
This genomic interval from Pygocentrus nattereri isolate fPygNat1 chromosome 4, fPygNat1.pri, whole genome shotgun sequence contains the following:
- the LOC108411325 gene encoding uncharacterized protein LOC108411325 isoform X1, which encodes MAESRLRDLDQYSCSICLDLMKNPVTIPCGHSYCMFCISSYWDMDKRNNCPQCRQNFGSRPVLNKNTMLADIMEKMKDTKPQAASLAQPEAEAGDVECDFCTGRKVRAVKSCLECRASYCEIHLQPHYDFPALMRHKLVNATFMPTCQKHDKLLEVFCQTDQKCICVLCLMDDHKGHDTVSCAKEREKKQLKLEADKSKYEEKCKEKEKELYKLQKATASHVQSALQAVEDTEKAFTESVTFIKKRHSEVIERIIAQEKADLDRLGDLREQLELEIAMLRAEGDVLDKLLQTEDNIHFLQNFENMPNPSGVQDSPSQSLELDGSFGNVSKAVSDFKERLEEICKQEADSILESVSDLSIKSSPDQIKIGDKVCVKSSVKMPKFNWGPHVTHKSIGEVKAVHGESLIVSFPGHEDWKGDLSEMELVTGDITPGASTQKRSIKVGDRVRVKLSVDTPKHKWGRISHQSVGVVKAFDGEAMTVDFPEHAGWKGVVSEMEIVSADDASGVLTGNNSFHIGDNVRVKSTVVTPKHQWGGATHKSVGVVTDIKEDTVVVDFPECKGWKGIISEMELLSSKDTEGCFRVGDRVRVKDSVSTPKNGWGRASHKSVGVVTAINGKSIAVDFPEHQSWNGIVSEMELAPSADSEYCKFKPGDRVRVKASVRTPKYNWGSVSHKSVGAIKALDGENMTVHFPEHKSWKAAVSEMELAP
- the LOC108411325 gene encoding E3 ubiquitin-protein ligase KEG-like isoform X2; this translates as MAESRLRDLDQYSCSICLDLMKNPVTIPCGHSYCMFCISSYWDMDKRNNCPQCRQNFGSRPVLNKNTMLADIMEKMKDTKPQAASLAQPEAEAGDVECDFCTGRKVRAVKSCLECRASYCEIHLQPHYDFPALMRHKLVNATFMPTCQKHDKLLEVFCQTDQKCICVLCLMDDHKGHDTVSCAKEREKKQLKLEADKSKYEEKCKEKEKELYKLQKATASHVQSALQAVEDTEKAFTESVTFIKKRHSEVIERIIAQEKADLDRLGDLREQLELEIAMLRAEGDVLDKLLQTEDNIHFLQNFENMPNPSGVQDSPSQSLELDGSFGNVSKAVSDFKERLEEICKQEADSILESVSDLSIKSSPDQIKIGDKVCVKSSVKMPKFNWGPHVTHKSIGEVKAVHGESLIVSFPGHEDWKGDLSEMELVTGDITPGASTQKRSIKVGDRVRVKLSVDTPKHKWGRISHQSVGVVKAFDGEAMTVDFPEHAGWKGVVSEMEIVSADDASGVLTGNNSFHIGDNVRVKSTVVTPKHQWGGATHKSVGVVTDIKEDTVVVDFPECKGWKGIISEMELLSSKDTEGCFRVGDRVRVKDSVSTPKNGWGRASHKSVGVVTAINGKSIAVDFPEHQSWNGIVSEMELAPSADSEYCKFKPGDRVRVKASVRTPKYNWGSVSHKSVGAIKAYKVVVDFPEQSDWAGDPSEMELCS